The Xylophilus rhododendri region GCTCCAGCGCGGTGTCGATCGCCACGAACTCGCCGCGGATCTCCTCGACGTGGCGGGTACGCGAAGCCCCCCGGAGTCCCTCGCGCAGCAGCGCCATCACCTCGCCGTCGGCCCGGCCGCGCTGGGCGGCGTCCTGGTACAGCAGCACGTCGTCGAAGACGGCGCCCAGGATCTCGGTCTGCTCGCGGATGTCCTCGTCGCGCCGGTCGCCGGCACCGCTGATCACCACCGAGCGGCGCTTGCCCGGCAGGGCCTCGACCGCCTGGGTCAGGGCGCGCATCGCGTCGGGGTTGTGGCCGTAGTCGGCGATCACGGTGGCGCCGCGGTAGTCCATCAGGTTGAAGCGGCCCGGCACCGTGGCCGCGTCGCTGCTGAAGCTGGCCAGGCCGCTGCGGATCACGTCCCAGGAGGTGCCCAGCGCCCAGGCGGCGGCCACCGAGGCCATCACGTTCTCGACCTGGAAGCCGATGGCGCCGCCGCGGGTGATCGGGATGTCGCGCAGGGGGATGCTCTCGCGCCAGGAGTTCTCATGGGCCACCAGCACATCGCCGTCGATGTAGACGGTGCGGTGTCCCTGGGCGCGGTGCTTTGACATCACCGGATGGCCCCGGTCGGCCGCGAAATAGATCACCTGGCCCGGGCAGTTCGCCGCCATGCCGGCGACGATGGGGTCGGCCGCGTTCAGCACCGCATAGCCCTGCGGCGCCACGTTCTGCACGATCACGCGTTTCAGCACCGCCAAGTCCTCGACCGTGGTGATGTAGTTCAGGCCCAGGTGGTCGCCCGCGCCGATGTTGGTCACCACCGCCACCTGGCAGCGGTCGAAACCCAGGCCCTCGCGCAGCACGCCGCCGCGCGCCACCTCAAAGACCGCTGCCTCCACCTCGGGATGCATCAGCACGTTGCGGGCGCTCTTGGGGCCGCTGCAGTCGCCGCTGTCGGTCTGGCGGCCGTCCACGTAGACGCCGTCGGTGTTGGTCATGCCCACGGCCAGGCCGTCGCTGGCCAGGATGTGGGTGATGAGCCGGGTGGTGGTGGTCTTGCCGTTGGTGCCGGTGACGGCCACCACCGGGATGCGGCCGTCGTCGCCGCTGGCGAACATCTCGGCGATCACCGCCTCGCCGACCGCACGCGGCTTACCGTAGGAAGGCGACAGGTGCATGCGCAGGCCGGGCGCGGCATTGACCTCGACGATGCCGCCGCTCTGCTCTTCGAGCGGGCGCAGCACGGTCTCGCAGACCACGTCCACGCCGCAGATGTGCAGGCCGACCATCTGCGCCGCCGCGATGGCGCGCGCCGAGACTTCCGGATG contains the following coding sequences:
- the cphA gene encoding cyanophycin synthetase, with product MEISRIRALRGPNLWSRNTSIEAIVTCPVERCGLDHVPGFEPRLRARFPEVGALRHAGQDEPVSLAGVLGFAALALQAQAGCPVSFCRIAGTPEPGVHQVVVQYSEEAVGRRALALALQLVQAAIADEPFDAAAAVLELRELDESERLGPSTGCIVDAAVARGIPFRRLTTGSLVQFGWGVRQRRIQAAEIDSTSAVSEAIAQDKDLTKKLLHAAGVPVPLGKPVRNAEEGWTVACEIGLPVVVKPQDGNQGKGVTVNLVDREHMDIAFKAAAEYGDVIVERFLPGYDFRLLVVGNKLVAASRRDPPQVIGDGVHTVRELVEEVNRDPRRGDGHATALTRIKFDDIAVLRLSTQGLVPESVPDKGRRVILRNNANLSTGGTATDVTDDVHPEVSARAIAAAQMVGLHICGVDVVCETVLRPLEEQSGGIVEVNAAPGLRMHLSPSYGKPRAVGEAVIAEMFASGDDGRIPVVAVTGTNGKTTTTRLITHILASDGLAVGMTNTDGVYVDGRQTDSGDCSGPKSARNVLMHPEVEAAVFEVARGGVLREGLGFDRCQVAVVTNIGAGDHLGLNYITTVEDLAVLKRVIVQNVAPQGYAVLNAADPIVAGMAANCPGQVIYFAADRGHPVMSKHRAQGHRTVYIDGDVLVAHENSWRESIPLRDIPITRGGAIGFQVENVMASVAAAWALGTSWDVIRSGLASFSSDAATVPGRFNLMDYRGATVIADYGHNPDAMRALTQAVEALPGKRRSVVISGAGDRRDEDIREQTEILGAVFDDVLLYQDAAQRGRADGEVMALLREGLRGASRTRHVEEIRGEFVAIDTALERLQPGDLCLVLVDQVDEALAHLASRIAEAGKQAA